In one window of bacterium DNA:
- a CDS encoding glycerol-3-phosphate acyltransferase: MISHSLGMLVLAYLLGSVPTGYLLVKLCLGVDVREHGSHGIGAINVLRVGGPKLALPTLALDLGKAWLVVWLAVDMGLPQWHVAMCALAALVGHAYSLWFLLRDGRFAEGKCVAATLGVLIGLVHTRLLPWPCAVLPLGVWVLGILGPRLVLGRWLPLSVATIAAVLSVPFVVWSMAAGEAWRVLALAMPVLVLVRHKNNLRRLHAGTESTAAEALRGCREGPVGEPFVPSDSRWTKARKPRRARGWFWSSHH; encoded by the coding sequence ATGATCAGCCACAGCCTCGGAATGTTGGTGCTCGCGTACCTGCTGGGATCCGTGCCGACGGGCTATCTGCTGGTCAAACTGTGCCTGGGAGTGGACGTGCGAGAGCACGGGTCGCACGGCATCGGCGCCATCAACGTCCTGCGCGTCGGCGGGCCGAAGCTGGCGCTACCCACGCTAGCCCTTGATCTGGGCAAAGCCTGGTTGGTGGTATGGTTGGCCGTGGACATGGGCCTGCCGCAGTGGCATGTGGCGATGTGTGCCCTGGCGGCGCTGGTGGGGCACGCCTACTCCCTGTGGTTTCTGCTGCGGGACGGACGGTTCGCGGAGGGCAAGTGTGTTGCCGCGACCCTCGGCGTGCTCATCGGTCTGGTGCACACACGGCTGCTGCCATGGCCGTGTGCTGTCCTGCCCCTGGGCGTCTGGGTGCTGGGGATCCTCGGCCCGCGGCTGGTGCTGGGGCGCTGGCTGCCGCTCTCCGTCGCCACCATCGCGGCGGTGCTCTCGGTGCCGTTCGTGGTGTGGTCGATGGCGGCGGGCGAGGCCTGGCGCGTGCTGGCGCTGGCGATGCCGGTGCTGGTGCTGGTTCGCCACAAGAACAATCTGCGGCGGCTGCACGCCGGCACCGAGTCGACCGCCGCGGAGGCACTCCGCGGGTGCCGGGAGGGACCCGTAGGCGAGCCCTTCGTCCCCTCTGACTCGAGGTGGACCAAGGCGCGGAAGCCACGGCGTGCTCGCGGCTGGTTCTGGAGTTCCCACCACTGA
- a CDS encoding RpiB/LacA/LacB family sugar-phosphate isomerase → MVGLGADHNGLELKDWLKAFLLGEGYGVRDFGTDTPLPVDYPDVAARVGAAVAGGEIERAILVCGTGLGMAIAANKIPGVYAAPVGDPIAACRARESNDANVIALGAWTLDHETAARTVLAWLGARFCLERSGRKVAKIRQLERRYARVPERLPREVPA, encoded by the coding sequence ATGGTTGGCCTTGGCGCTGACCACAACGGACTGGAGCTGAAGGACTGGCTGAAGGCATTCCTGCTGGGGGAAGGCTACGGCGTGCGGGACTTCGGCACGGACACGCCGCTACCGGTAGACTATCCGGACGTCGCGGCGCGAGTGGGCGCGGCGGTGGCCGGCGGTGAGATCGAGCGGGCCATCCTCGTGTGCGGCACCGGGCTGGGTATGGCCATCGCCGCCAACAAGATCCCCGGCGTGTATGCCGCTCCCGTCGGCGACCCCATCGCAGCATGTCGCGCCCGGGAGAGCAATGACGCCAACGTGATCGCTCTGGGCGCCTGGACGTTGGACCACGAGACGGCCGCCCGGACGGTGTTGGCATGGTTGGGGGCCCGCTTCTGTCTTGAGCGGTCGGGGCGCAAGGTGGCCAAGATACGTCAACTCGAACGGCGGTACGCACGGGTTCCGGAGCGCCTGCCGCGGGAGGTGCCGGCATGA